The segment ttgagaaaaaaaataaaatttaagaagtaagctgaaacagataaattaattcattcacacgttaattaaattagtaaattaagtattaattacaattaataaattttatatttaatattaaataataatttttaattaataatatgattgaaataacagatatttggaacgcatatttaaaaataacaatagcaatattatttgttatttaaaaaatcgttattatgcatctctatattgtgcaatattcccgcatattgttcagaaaatatgTCGTGGAGATATGTCTAATGTCAGGAAGATATCCCATGTCCAATATGATATCTGTTTTGTTTGGTATTTTGTACTTATGAAGAACTGAATGTTTATTAGTTGCTCTTATTTCTCcagaaatatgttaataaatttacagaatttcaaacaaatatacaGAAACAACTCCGCTTGTTGGGAAATGTGGTTGTTATTGGTGTGACGTCTTTGGATCATTCTTTTAGTACTGATCACAGAAATTTGGATTTATCTCTAAAGTAGTTCAAGTTAATcttcaacaatatttatattaagctGGTTAACATTCAAATATCAATTACCTGTTATTTGTATGTCAAAGAATGCCAGAAAGTTATCTCAAGTATTGCTAAGTTGTATTGCGAATTCATTAAGTGACTATGCAGCAGTGATCCACAATCAAGCATATGGATTTGTAGGAATGAATTTCAAATAGAACTgagttatcaaaaaaaaatttaaaatccaatcaattttttatcataatagaaAAGTGTGAATGAATGCGaatgtttttgagaaataaatatttgaagcagaaaaatttacgatttaattgCTTTTCATTGACTTTTCAATATTTCGGGAATActgagtattatttttattgtaatatttttaaaatattgtaattcgtACTTCCCCGATATTATATTATCCCAGGGAAATTTTTCATTTCGGATCTGGCATTTCAAATTCCGAACTGAACGTTCATATTGTGGATTCGAGTGTTTGGACATGATTGACACTCAAGTACAAGGGAATCATACGGTAAATTCAATCATTTTACACCGCGAAGAAGGAGCAACGTGTCTGGACTGAATTTGAAGACATACACAAGTAGgtactttttaatcttttatcatctgctttaaattgttttaataatttgatgaGATATTCTAGATTTAATCACGATATATTGAAAATGCTTATATCGCTTGTATGAacttatttttgtgaatatttaattatttgaaaccaCATGAATTTGCAGTTGAgggtttaaaaaaacattatcagaTTGAATTAAGCCTTGTTATATCGAAATTTACAAAAGGTTACTTAAATTCGATTGTGTTTACTTGGATTATTCAAGAAATCGTActgaaaaatctcaattttttgtttcagtttaatGGAAAACGTGGTGCGAGCTAATCAATATTTTACGTACTGATGTTCATAtcgtttattaatgaaaatgtgcAACAAAATTATGTTAGAAACATGGAAGCTATAGTTTTAATTCACATAATATTTTCCATCTCATATGTTGATAATCGTGGGCCTTTCATATTGTCTGACATAAATTCGTAATACTTTAGTAGTATTTATAAAAGTACTGGCAAAACAAGAATGTCACTTTAAATACGCGTTTAAAGGttgttcttgcatttttttttaagtacttattTAAACTATGAGGAGTGATTAGGCATCTCTTGGTCATCGTATTATTAAAAGCTTTGAATGTATATTGGATAAATGCGTTAAAATTgagaacattaatttttcaaactacctgaacatgttttttttaacttatcttCCAAGATTATGGGTTACGgttatttcatatttgataaaagtattttctaactCTTCAACACATGCACTCATTTTCTGAAGCTTATCGAGGGGCAGTTTTGACCCTTACGGGCTTATCTTATTGGCTctttgtatcaaaataaaatttgtcagagtatatgattttttttttatggaaatagtttatttaatacaaatattcgagttataaaacaaaaatatcaaaattgaaagtAGCCACATTTTGCCTGGCTTTTTTCAGTATTCATTTCCTTTCCCCCCCGTTTCTTTCATATAgagccttttatttttattgtaagtagagtttttctgtatgaaaatatttaagtaataagaaAATCTATAACAGTGGAAAGGCTTGCAAGAAGATCTCGCAATCTTTGCTGCTCACATTTGGAATTGTCAGAAgccataatattgaaataatctgAAATGCTAACACATGCAGGGTCAGTTTGATCTCAACcttctggtaaaaaaaaaaaatgatatatatactttttattattgatttctgCAATTCATAATCTTAAGAGTGTATGAAGAAACAAGTTTAAACTTTTAGAATTGCCTAGAATTTGAAAGCAAAAGAGAAAGGATGGGATCATGAAGATCCCATGCTTATGCAGACAGGTTAATGTTGCATTAGGTGAACCTAcgattcttattttaatatgctaatgaaaattttaaattcacaatatttGCTTGGCATATTGCTTTGGAAAGACTTAATTGATTCTTGATATTGCTATATGTTTGtcatcctgtatatatatatatatatatatatataaaatatttttttaatctgttgtatttaaataatcatctAGAGAATGAATAATATTGCATGTTGTAATTTAGTAAGAATTTAAAAGGTTATGCTTGATGTAtagatatgtaaaaaattttatactagtAAATAGTTAGGATTTCACtcttaaggtgggttcacacgaggctttttattgcgcgcaaacgttgtctctctactgttgtccctcAATTGTCCTCGTGTGAACAGTTGAGCCAACGTGTCGGGACAATGGCTAATatttgtcccgacgggacaaccatttgccattgtcccgttgcagtcaagtgattttcctgaagtaggcgtgaccttctattgcgcgcaataataagcctcgtctgaacccaccttTATTTCTCATGTTTGTGACGCAAATTAATGGCTAAgcagaaaaagcaaaaataagaaGATTGGCAATATTATTCGCAAACTGTATTGTCTAactcttaaaaaaaagtttccattgtgtgtagttatttttgatctttgtattaaatgttttaagcTCTAAATGTTatggtaaattaaaataatgtagtaATAAATTAAGATAACAGGTTATCTTCACAATATTTGGTCTTATTGTTTCagatataatatgtaattttgaatataatggcaaaaaaagtgaaatgatttttcacaatctaaattttttaatagtcaaACCTGTTTTAATGTCCACTTACTGAAAAGAAAGACTAGGAATTGTAGAACGACTACAATTACCTTcagatatagaagaaaaaaaaatcaattgtgtATCGGTCGTTTGGTGgttgatttttgttaaaatagtttGAGCATGCTACTCTAAGGCAAAATTAAAGAGTGCTGAATTGAattgcacaaaaattttattcttagctATCATTTGATATTCTATTCCTGGTTCTagttaaatgcattattttccaTGATAAGGATTTTTCGTTAGTTGGTATTTGTGTGTCAGCTATGTGCTATTGGTGAACTTTATTCTTAACTGCAACTTTTAGGAATAGTTAATAGATTAACATAATATATGTGGTATTTTATGGTAATTAATCTCTGGCATCTCATTAAAATACAAGTACCCATCAGTTTTATAATAGTTTAGAATTCTATTCTGATTACTTTAAACTATATACTAATAGCGTTATCTTTTTAAATAGTATGGCAGACGCTGCTCCTGCTGCTGGTGGACGTGGAGGATTTAGAGGAGGATTTGGTGGTGGTGGAAGAGGAGGCCGAGGGCGTGGACGTGGTAGGGGCCGCGGAAGAGGCCGTGGACGTGGGAAGGAAGAAAAGGAATGGGTGCCTGTAACCAAATTGGGAAGACTTGTTAAGGATGGTAAAATCAAGTCTCTGGAAGAGATTTACTTGTTTTCTCTCCCTATTaaggtatttaaaaatgcatgatcTATTACCATTTGCACTCACTTGAATAACTCAGcttatataattgcatttaatgttatgaaataggagaagtaaaagaaatttgtgaataattataagattagtacattttttagaggaataaaaatataaatcatttccatcctgaaaattaattgtaatttgatCTGTTATGTGGTTTGATTATACATTTGCAGAAATTTGAAACAATGGTTTCTGTTTCATTATGTTTATAAACAATTAAGGGAATGattgttagaaataatttagCTTATATAGATATTTCGAGGAAATATAGGGGGAAAAAagtgtagttttaaaatttttgtcctttttcttAGGTTATTCCTTATGTATGCAAAAGGAGTCCAACTGTAAAAACttgtaaaataagcaatttttacttTGGAATCCATAAAATgtgagttttaaatttatttctatcattgTGAACAGAAACATGCATGTTCGGAAATGTTATGTAATTGTTTTAATAGTTAGATGTGACAGAAAGCATGTTAAAATCTTAGTAAATTACATGCTCTCCAATAACTTAATCTTGACAAATTGATGTATTGATTTGCATGCTAAATTTAGTTTACTACTAAATAGTTTAGTATTTGTTGTGTTAAGTTATTGAATTGTCAATTAgggtaattaaaattatttttgatcgtaaaatataaaaaatttcagttgggttttactgaaatatttatcttttgcaaatatttagTCTTCAACTTAGATGTTAATTGTTTTAGacttaagaaatgtattaaattaattaattgaatgaatagAATATGTGTAGCCAATGATGCATACCAACCAATGTGATATCAACATGATCATTTTTATCGTCACTACCACTGAGGTTCattgaatgtatttatttgtagttacatttttagattgaaatttatttttattaaaccttTAAGTGTGAGCATGTATTCCATGATTCTGAAACATTACTTTTGTACTTGTCTAGTTTTATGATTGAAAAGGGAATGTTTTTGTTGGCTGCCTGTAAATGTGCATGTAAATTAACCAGTGATGTAAACTATATGCAATGATGTTTCTATGATTTCATTTATCGTCACTACCTCTGAGGTTAATTTTGTGCAAGCATATGTAGGCTTCATTAAGTTGTATTAATgcatatgatatataatatttattttgttaactaaaaaatatgctgcttaaaaaaatgatatgaatagATTTTTGTGATATAGCAGACTACTGCTATAATTGTCATTCCAGGTTTAAATTTTGACCAGTTTGTACAAATACAGAAGCTGTTAATATGGTTAGTGCATGTTGGATATCTTGTTCAAAGTGCTATGTATATTAACTATTCAACTATCTATGTTATAATCTatgatcatattaaaatttatgtatatagtctaaatattaatgcaaaatctttcttatttcttgtgttatataaataataaatctaaatgcGTGAATGTAgttaatcaagaataatttaaacataaccttttttccaaattaacatttcatttctgTTCAAATGAAATCGATTATTTCAGTTCCCTCTAAATTTTCTGTAGATATTTAAAAAGCACTTATGTTACAAattgatagttttaaaaattgccaaactAGCATTCTTATGTCTTATCTAATAAGGATCATAAGTTGCTTCTTTTATGGCAGCAGTGCTTTGTTAGATATGTATGTACAAAATTCTAATGACTGATAAGGGTTAAGAATATAGGCTTGATAGATTACCATTTTtcctgaaaactgaattttatttgtcGTAATCAGGGTTCTTGAAAAGTTTGCTAGGACTTcgaaaattaagctgaatttacactaatttttttctattcatggacagaaaaaaaaaaatcttattctaaaCCTGTTGCTCTATGATATCATAATTAATAGATAATCTTCAGGGAGAAAGGGaggtagaaattaaaaatgaaattaacattttctcGATTATCaagtttgaatacatttttttgatgACTATTACTCTCGGGAGCACTACTAtgctattaatataaatattatattatactatttaGCGCTTTTCAAAATCTggttgtcattaatttttttctttttgaaatttttttttcctaacttttTACTGATAGCCctaatttattatatgatctgaaacttaaatttgagaaattttatctcAATGTATTATCCATACGTAAAGATTTTTGACTTATTGAACAAATTGGTTGAAAAGACAGGCGATAATGATTTTTCAGTGCATAGCAGAATCATAGCTTGGACagtgtaatttgaaatataaaatattttaaaggtactGATCCcagtttatttgtttaaagttttctttatttgtatctGTTTCTTGCATTTTCCTCTTCATTCTGCCATACTAGTGGACAGCAGTGTTAAGAGATTTTTAGAGAagcagttttaatgaattttgtttcgaCTAAAGTGTGAAAGTGTTTATGAAGCAAGGACTCATTAGTAGTTTGTGTGAATCTAATAATTGCTGTTTAGAGGCTAATAGTAAGGAGCCTTGCATTGTGGTCttggaatttactttattttatactacAAGATGTAACTTATTAGCTGAAGATGAGCATAGTGCTCTTCCCTTAAGTATTTAGAAAAGGCAAGAAAGTAATAGGatacatcaatattttatttaaatttattagcattTCTCTATCTGGATTACTtttatgacataattttttttaaagactggaAACCCATTACAAGATGACAGATTCTGCTGCAATATTCTATATGCATTTCGTATCTAGGATGGGAACTGGGCAGACTTGACTAAAGTTTTTGGGCTTCCCTATCTGCAGTTAACCTAATAGCTGTGATGTTACAACCTTATGAATCCAACACTGTTAAACAAGTGCCAGGCAAGCTATCAAGCTAAATGGTTGcatttagcaatatatttttattgccataTAATAATGAGGATATGTCTTGTTAGTTGTAATTTTTTGGTTAAATGACTGTCTTGTCTAAGATTTTGACACTGAATAGttttaaaacatgcaaaaaaaaaaaaaaaaatcatgctaaaaTTATTGCAGATTGGAATTACTTTTTTGAGTTGATTCTATTTGGtgccttttattattttgactAGTGCTTATTATTGGTATTTTGGCTACTTGCTGAGCAGTTCTCTGGGTGGGTATAGGTGTCAAAATCCTGAGATTCCCAGGAATATTTACTCCCTTCAAGTTTTTccttcttttcacttttttatttattacttttttcatctGCTCTTAGATTTCTGCTGTTTGCTTAGCACAACATGGCTTAATATGACCTTTACCTTTAATCAAATCTTGACCTTTAATCAAATACATGATTTTGAGCTAGCTCAAATTTATCCAATatactgtttttcttttattttgtattcatattattatggttatataattaatctataactaatgatttttaatgtattgtCCATTTTTGTTGATTTGATAGATagtaaattgatttataaaatatttcaggaatGTGAAATTATCGACTTCTTTCTTGGAAGTGCTTTGAAGGACGATGTCATGAAAATTATGCCTGTCCAGAAACAAACCAGAGCTGGTCAGCGTACAAGATTTAAGGCTATTGTGGCTATGGGAGACCATAATGGTCATGTTGGTCTAGGTGTGAAATGTTCTAAAGAGGTGGCCACTGCCATCCGAGGTGCCATCATGTTGGCGAAATTGACTATTATTCCTGTCCGAAGAGGCTACTGGGGAAATAAAATTGGTTCACCTCACACAGTACCTTGTAAggtaagaattcaaaatattttaaatgatcatttaaaagcagattaaatattaatatttaaatacttggtATTGTAATACCTGAAAATATTTGCCTTAGCTgagcatatataaaatttgtgcTTTTTATAAGACACTTGTCATGGAGTTAAACTTTAGGCAGATATATGCTgatattaaatatagtaaaagaaagtgcaagatatttaatattgtaagtTAATTACTACGATTTGTAGTGGATTTTATTTGCTAAAAGACTTGGGTGTTAGATTTCTGCTATACTGTAGAAGGAACTAAAACAATATGGATActatgatgaataatttttcgTCTCTGAATTCgatgttgaaaaataaatctgattGTATCCATgtgcaagaaatatatttatgttgattgatatttttaaaagctttgtcATCTGTTTGTCATGCtaagttttcaaaaaagaaaagaaaaaaagtctttgatTTGAAGTTTTTGGTTGATATTCTTCTTTAAGCATAGatgagttttcattatttaaattcagattttttaagaTTTGTAATGTTTCACTATTTAGGCTTGtatgtattcttaaaaatgatgGATCATTTCTTATTCAGCCATATtgcttaatttgtcttttttaatataCTCAACTAGTGGTTTTAACAGtgtgtaaacaaaaataatttaaagtagaaaccaggataattttataagttgtaggcagtttttatttaaagacttaattacattttttaattgatttttgtatgTACTTCAAATTTGTCTCTGAATATAAAtagtcaaaaaatgtttttttttttttttttttttcccttgaaatttttgaatgagaATGCaagaattcataattaataaaaactgccgtAAATTGTTTTGCGAAAGGTATAAGATTTTACAATTTTCCTTCATGAGGGCAaacttctaatattttgaaattaatgcatataatgaataattgtttctttaatttccaGATAAAAAGAACTTATTTCAGAATCATAACAGATAGCTCTGAACTTTTatgactttttgaaatataatttgaattctgTTAAAATAATGCTGATTTTATCTGATATGCCTGGTTTAATTCTTTATAACtgacttatcaaaatttgaacgtcATTAGTCTTTGCACTAGAAGTGTAGAAATCAGCACTGggttaaatattaacaaatttaatctGGTTAAATTGATATGGttaggtttttattaaatttcttcttggCGTAGGCATGGAGTAAATGAATTTTCTACACAATATAATAGCAATTTaacttttgatatgaaatttgcTATCAATGAATTTAgtgttttttattaatgttttgattctttttaattcgaaataaGTAATAGAATATTGATTACAAGTAGCAACATTTcggaaattaatatttactataaatcaatttctatttattgcatatatatttcaTGTAGATAGAAGAGCAagtgatttaagtttttattaatttaaagatttatatttattttttaagattattataagATATCAACGTTGTGTAACTTTTTCTAATATAAGTTTAGCTGTAAGGTTTTTGATAATACTCAGTATTGATAAGgagtttaaatttcagtttatatcattttaggccatctaattaataaatttaatttgttatcatTTTAGGTTACTGGGAAATGTGGTAGTGTAACAATGAGACTGATTCCTGCTCCCAGAGGCACAGGTATTGTGTCTGCTCCAGTCCCTAAAAAGCTGTTAACTATGGCAGGCATCGAAGATTGTTATACATCTGCCAGAGGGTCAACAGCAACATTAGGAAATTTTGGTCAGTTAGCTTTaggatttgtaataatttaaattcaatatttattttacttggattttttaattgattattttgtaatgacatatgtattgcaaattttttttggtGACATGATGTAAAGATTAGTTGgtaatatcttgaaattttctttattaactgtTTGTGTTACACGCTGACATTAATTTGATACTGTACAAGTACATTAGAGAAGTATTTAACCAATcataatgtattaattataaaaatgagccTAGATATTAAGTTTTTAGGTGATtcataataagttatttaaagcTAAGTTGAAAATTGGTTAAGTATAAAGCAAGTTTAACAAGTTAAGAAATTTCTCTGCTTAAAAACTACTATTACCAAGaaatttaagtcatattttattgtCCCTATAGAGATAGACATGATTTCATTTCTGATGCACTATGGATGAAAATCTTgtaaattgtaattgaaattttctggatGATTTTGCAAGTTGTTTTGCAAAGTAATTCTGTCGAAagacaaaatagtttttaaataaaaattctttttttatattttacatatattatacaataaatttttttctttcaacagcTAAAGCTACATTCTTTGCTATTCAAAAAACATACAGTTACCTAACACCTGATCTGTGGAAAGAACAGGCGCTAGCCAAACCTCCTTATCAAGAGTATTCTGATTATTTAATGTTGACTCATAGAACTGTTGGATCTTCTCAACCACGTGCAGAACATGTGGTTGCTTAGTATGTATAAATAAGAAtcgacaataaattattttgtcattcaTTTGTTGTTTCTTGTATGTTTGTAGTATTATATTCCATGAAAAGAAGTTACATcatagtttaaagtttttaaaattatatttcacattcaagtagattaaaaattaaattgccatAAAAGTACTTAATATaacagtcattatttttttatgcgtcaaatatcttttaaaataagttccaaaataaaatatttatccctCTGCActtatgtcaaaataaaaatatgcatatcaataaatttttatttcaatatctgtggaaatgatttaaagaagcatttttcatcgtcattttttaagctttaattctAGATTTGCTGTCTAGTAATGAGATTTTGCAATTAAAcaccttttgtttttatttgagtaaaattggaataattgattttaatctttCTATAGATTTATACAAGCTGATGATGACTATATTTGCTACTCTTGAACATAAATGATGAAACAGATTACCACCAAGATTTAGTCTGAAGCTGTTAAATAAGAGATTGATGCTCGCACAATAgtgctaattttattttcagttaaatatcatCTCATTTACAAATCTTGGCTTATTTGGGAGATggctcattttataaaatttttattgttatattaatgaatgcaaataaaaattataattctgtaagAAATGTATTTGTTGTATAACTCATCTGTTTTGTATGTATCAGTTCTAGttcacaatttaaagaaatatttgctgcATTGTTTGTATctttagtatttttgaaaattcctatgttgaggcaattttaaaaatgaattaacttgTGTGCTTGTTTTATGGATtcacaaaagcatttttattcaacaaaaatatttctgcattaattTCAACATGAAAAGCATaatcatttatttactaaagGATAAATTTTGCTGATGATTATTGAACAAGCATATGCCTGATTTTCTAtgctgataaatttaaaatgaagcaatatttatttaaaatattaaatgtgctgtttatttactaaataccAAGGTCATTTATGAACTACTATAACATACACACTCCTGAGTCCTTCACTAAATGTATATTAAGGTTTATCTTCTTTATTATGcaataatagcaaataaaaactTATGACTGTGCTACACTTGATCACAAATGATGAGGCAAATTACCACCAAAATTTTGTCTGAAGTTGGTTTAAAAGTTATGGtattcttgaatatatttatgtggtacatttgtatgaaaatatatataacagcTTAGCATGGTTctcaatttataatttcatatataataattatgctGTTATGCTTTAATTTTACTGCTTCACATTACATAAAACCTTTTTGCAAATGATGATCATATTTAGAGCCAATCCAATGATTACTTTGTGATTACAAATTCTTGATCTGATTAACATTTGAAGCAAAAACTGTTATAATTGTTATATGAAATTGTGGTTATTTCTTATAATTGACTTAATGATGAACAATATTTGTCAGTTCTGCTACTGATTGCAAGTGAAGACAAAAAAAGGTTCCTGATTAAAGATTTCAGAAAGTGTATTGCTAATGATTAATAAACAAGCATATGTCTAATTTTCCACACAGAAAATCTAAACTTGAAGCATCTGATTTTcagttttaatgtatataaacaGTTTTTGAGTTACTATATTGTAATGCAGATGATTATTTTCTTCACTGGTCCGTGTTACTGATTTTATTGATGATACTGTGAATATGATGCTAATTGGAAGGTTTCTGaagtggatgaaaatatttttgcctaaAATACTTACTTTTCAATACCATGATGCTGAATATGAATTTCTTCACCtgatttctttgatgaatttCGAATTATCTGAGTATTGATATTCTGTTTAAAGCTAGCTTTATTGCAACAATGTCAAAATGGATTGTTAGCAAATGATGAGAAAAAGTCTCGTTCGTATGATatccttgattaaaaaaattatcatctgaGCTACTTAAAGGTTCCATTTCATCTTACTTCTTAAATAATCCACTTAAAGGGTGGATTATTTGCTCTTTTATAGGATCATACAGAGAGTATGTTGTcctgaagtatttaattttaaaaacctgATTCTGCTTGAATTCTTACCAACTCTTAAGAAATGTATTCTCAATCTTTTGGGGTTCACTGTCATATCAGCTAGCTTCATTCACTCATCATATAGTAATGCA is part of the Argiope bruennichi chromosome 10, qqArgBrue1.1, whole genome shotgun sequence genome and harbors:
- the LOC129988255 gene encoding 40S ribosomal protein S2 isoform X2, producing MADAAPAAGGRGGFRGGFGGGGRGGRGRGRGRGRGRGRGRGKEEKEWVPVTKLGRLVKDGKIKSLEEIYLFSLPIKECEIIDFFLGSALKDDVMKIMPVQKQTRAGQRTRFKAIVAMGDHNGHVGLGVKCSKEVATAIRGAIMLAKLTIIPVRRGYWGNKIGSPHTVPCKVTGKCGSVTMRLIPAPRGTGIVSAPVPKKLLTMAGIEDCYTSARGSTATLGNFAKATFFAIQKTYSYLTPDLWKEQALAKPPYQEYSDYLMLTHRTVGSSQPRAEHVVA
- the LOC129988255 gene encoding 40S ribosomal protein S2 isoform X1, with the protein product MADAAPAAGGRGGFRGGFGGGGRGGRGRGRGRGRGRGRGRGKEEKEWVPVTKLGRLVKDGKIKSLEEIYLFSLPIKECEIIDFFLGSALKDDVMKIMPVQKQTRAGQRTRFKAIVAMGDHNGHVGLGVKCSKEVATAIRGAIMLAKLTIIPVRRGYWGNKIGSPHTVPCKVTGKCGSVTMRLIPAPRGTGIVSAPVPKKLLTMAGIEDCYTSARGSTATLGNFAKATFFAIQKTYSYLTPDLWKEQALAKPPYQEYSDYLMLTHRTVGSSQPRAEHVVA